ACCGCCAACTGTCGCCCCAACAGCCGCTAACCCTGAAGTGATTCCAGTAGCACTCAGACCAGCAACAGTTCCATAGGCTGCAACAGCACCAACGGCTCCGGCAGTGCCAGCAGCAGCACCAACAGTCGTCATTGTTCTACCAACAGCACGAGCTTCTCGCTCCTCGCTAGTAAGATTTTCGTCATCTTCTAAAACCCTATTCATTGCTAGGGTTGTTATAGCAGCAGGAGCCATACCAAGTGCGCCAATGCCTGCAACTGCGGCTCCACTTACAGACGCTCCTCCTGCTGTTGCTCCAGCATTTTTGACTTGTTCGCTTGCGTGTATTCCTGTCTTACACCATGTAGCAAAGTGTTCGCAATTATTACCAAACAGGTTGTAGGCGTTTTCCCCCAATCGGCTTTCGGCGCGTTGAATTACAACATGAGGCAAGTCAAAACTACCATACTCCCTTAGAAATACTGTCTTTCCAGATGCAAATGAATCCCAAGAAACACGAGAAATATTTCCCTGATTTTTTGTGTAGTGAATAACTGTACCATCACCACAGTCAATACCATGATGGCTGTAACCACCACAATTAAAGTAAATATGATCACCTTTGCTCATGTTGTAGTCGCCTTTAATACTCAGTTTTGTTAATAGCAACAAAAATAGTAGTTGCTTAAGATATTTGTGGCACAGTCTTTATCTGGATTACTAGAGTACTTAAACTGAGTTAGCTTAAAATATTGAAATATTTTAAGATCATCTTTTTATACTAAAAAAATGTTTAAATAAGTATTTATATTTAAAAAGATTTTTTTAAAAGTAATACTTCATAAATATCTGAGTTTAATTTTTAGCCAATCAGAATATTTTGGGTATTACCACTTAAACTTGCTACCGAGTCTATAAGTAACCATGCAGAATTAATTACAGCCATTGCGAGCGAAGCGAAGCAATCCTAGCCCCCACGATTGCTTCATTTCGCTTCGCTCCATTCGCAATGACATTGTGTAATGAATTTTGTTTAACTACTTATATTTAGTTGCACTGCGATGGCTGCACCAACGCCAAGGACAAACGCTAGTAAGTAAGGAATCGGATTTACACCTTTCCCCTTTAGTCTGACTCAAGGGGAAAGATGCAAAAAACAGCAACCTCTACCGAATTCTCTCTACTTCTACGGTATTCAGTCAGCAATGAACAAGACACACTTACGTGAGAAAGTGGGAACACTGAGCGGAAAAATGCCTTCTAGGGTATTACTGATGTTTATACTTAGGAAAAATTCTTTTAGAAAGACCTTATATTAAGGTTTGTAAATGTTACACTAAAACCTATCCAATGATGGATGTCTTTATTAAAATTTAAACTGTGTCAAGTTATGAACA
This genomic interval from Nostoc sp. KVJ3 contains the following:
- a CDS encoding lecithin retinol acyltransferase family protein, whose translation is MSKGDHIYFNCGGYSHHGIDCGDGTVIHYTKNQGNISRVSWDSFASGKTVFLREYGSFDLPHVVIQRAESRLGENAYNLFGNNCEHFATWCKTGIHASEQVKNAGATAGGASVSGAAVAGIGALGMAPAAITTLAMNRVLEDDENLTSEEREARAVGRTMTTVGAAAGTAGAVGAVAAYGTVAGLSATGITSGLAAVGATVGGGMAAGVAITVAAPAVAAAAVGYGAYCFWKWIPE